The Erythrobacter sp. genome segment TCGCCAGATTGTGCAGGCCATAGGCCACGCCGCCACCGCCAATGGCCAAGGCCAGTACGACCAGCGCTTGCAAGTGCAGCAAGGGAGCGACCAACATTTGCCTTGCAGTCGAGCCGACCATCAGCCGCGAAATGCAGGGACTGATTTGCCGGGACAGAAACGGCCCGCATTCTCAGTCGAAGCCATTCCAACTGCGACTATGTAGGATTTCGCGATTTGCTTAATTGGCACCAGGGGAGGCGTTATCTTCATCGACATCGCCTGCAATCACGAAGATCAGCCCGACAACAATGGCCCCGCCGAACAGCCACCATAGGCCGCCGAAATCGTCATCGTCGTCATCAATCACGCCTTCTGCCATGCCAACCGGAACGGCGGCCCGGTCGAAACTGACGACAGCATCCGACGAACGCGTATTGGCCTGAGCGGCGATCGGTGCGAAGGCCAGACCAGCAGCCGCAAAGGAGGCGAATATCTTTTTCAGCATTGGCTGGCTCCCGTTCGAAGAATGCAGCAGAAGTACGATACTCCACCGCCGCCTATCCCGCAACTGCGAATAAGGGGTAATACTTAATTGCTGATGACGCCTCCTCTCTGCGCGCTTATCGCCAAAGCATGAGCGGAATAGCGGCAGTCTTCCATAGCGATGGACCGGCGGCGGACCTTTGCACGATCTCGGCAATGACTGCCACCCTGGCGCATCGTGGCCCGGATGGCACCCGTCATTGGCAGCAGGGCTGGCTGGCGCTGGGTCATTGCGCCTTTGACACCAGCGCCGAGGAACTGACATCACGCCAGCCACTCGCAAGCGCATGCGAAAGCCTCGTCCTGGTCCTGGACGGCTATCTCGCCAATTTCTATGACCTGCGGCACGATCTTACGGCGCGGAGCGCCCTCCTCCGCAACGCGTCCGATGCAGAACTGGTGCTGCACGCCTACCGCGTGTGGGGGGAGGCTTGCCTCGATCACCTAGACGGGGAGTTCGCCTTCATCATTTTCGACAAGACCCAGCAGCGGCTGTTCTGCGCATGCGATCATACCGGCCTGCGCCAGCTGCATTATCACTGGGATGGTCGGACATTCGTCGCTGCCACCGATATCGCCGGAGTGCTTGCCGCACTGCCTTTCGATCCGCCGCCCAACTTGCCCTATCTCGCAGAACATGTGGCCAATGCCTGGTTCACCAGCAATGAGACCCCGTGGCAGGGCCTAATGCGCCTTCCCGCCGCGCATTGCCTCACGCTGGACGTGAACGGGCCGCGCCTGCGCGAATACTGGCACTTGCCGACGGACGTCACTATTCGCCACAAGAGCGACGCGGAATACGCCGAACATTATCGCAGCGTGCTGACCGAATGTGTATCTGCCAGCGCCCGCACCCACGCGCCGCTCGCCTGCGATGTCAGCGGTGGGCTCGATTCCTCGGCCATCTTCTGCCTTGCCGACCGGCTCGCCCACGAAGGCCGATTGCCCGCGCCCGACTTGCTCGGCTTCACGCTGCGCGCGCCGACGGGAACGCCGGCGGATGAGGCGGACTATGTCCGCGCGGTCGAACGGCAGACCGGGCGTACCGTTGAAGCGGTTGACCTTTTCTGTCCCGATCTCGACTGGTTCGCGGCGCAGGGCGCAGCCGACCGCCGCCTTCCTTTCCTGCCCAACACCGTGATGCTGCGCGATATTGCCGCTGCCGCCGCCGCACGGGGTTGCCGGGTAAATCTGGTCGGGCAGGGCGGCGACCAGTGGCTCGACGGACACCCGCACCACATCCGTCAGGCCTTGCGGATGGGCGATTGGCGGGCTCTGCGGCAGAACCTGCGCGCCGACTGGAGCGGTATGGGCGCGGGCTGGACCATGAGGGAAATGGTGCGCCAGACTGTGACGGCCTGTCTGCCCGACTCTTTGCGCGGCATACTGCTCGCCAGGCGGGATCAGGAGAAACCGTTTGAGGGCGCGAACCCAAGCCTGCTCAGCCCGGCCATGCGGGATGCTCTGGCAGCTCGCCGCCAAAGCCAGATCGAGCGACGGGCAAGTGCCTCTCCCGATGCACGCCTGAAACTCGCCAAGCTTGAGTTTCCCTTTGCCAGGCTCGTTTATGACATGATGAACCTGCAAGCGTCACAAGTAGGCATCGAATATCGCTACCCGATGTTGTCACGCAAATTCATAGAGTTCAGCGCAGCGACGCCCGAACACATCCGCTGGCGCGGCGGGACCACCAAATACATTCATCGTCTGGCGCTACAGGGCATCTTGCCCGACAAGGTGCTCGAGCGCGAAAGTAAAGCGCACTTCAGCCAGACCTTTCACTTGCATCTCTCCCGGCTGGAAGCCGCTTGCACTGACGCACTTGAGGATGACATGTATAGCAAGCTCATTGTGCCGGACGAGCTCCGGCGAGAATTTACAATTGCGCGTGAAGACTCGATTGACCGGATGCCAATATGGACGCTATGGGGGAGCTTCGCATCCGCAGCATTTCTTGAAGCCCGAAATAGCGGACTGCACGGGGGTTTATCGCAATGAACAACAGCCAGAAAACCGGCAAGACAGTTTACGTTCGTCCCGCACTCACGGTGTTCGGATCTGTTCGTAACCTCACTGGCGGCAGCCTCGGCGATGTTGGCGACGGCGGAGTGCAAAGCATGGTCATGTCCGATCCGCGCGCGAAAGAAAACATCCAGCGCGTCGGCACTCATCCTGCGGGCTTCGGGCTTTACCGGTTCGACTATCGCCCGGAATACCGCGACGCACACGGCGCCGGTCGCCAGTTCGGGGTGATGGCGGACGAAGTGGAAGCGATCGTTCCGGCCGCCGTGATCCGCGATGCCAGCGGTTATGCCCGCGTCGATTACGCGCAACTTGGCATTGCACTCGCCTGATTGAGCTTGTGGTACGGCGCTTCGGCGCACGCCGGGGGACGCAGTGACAATGGCAGGCGTCCTTGCCGAACATCACGATTATCTTGCGCTCAAGAACCGCCACGCGCTTTACGCGCGGGCTATTGCCCAAGTCGTCCGCTCCGGAGACGTGGTGGCCGATCTGGGCTGCGGCTTCGGCATTCTCGGCATCCAGTGCCTGCAAGCGGGTGCGGCCCATGTGATCGGGATCGATCGTACCGACGCGATTGAGATTGCCCGCGAAACCGTGTCCCGCGAGGGACTGGGCGATCACTACACCTGCATTCGCGCCAGCAGCTTCCGCGCCGAACTGCCCGCACTCGTCGATGTCATCATTTGCGACCATGTCGGCTTTTTCGGCGTCGATTATGGCATAGTCGAAATGCTGGAGGACGCGCACCGCCGGATGCTCAAGCCGGGCGGGAAAGTGATGCCGCGCCGGATCGTGCTGCAAGTGGCGGGGGTCTCTTCCGCGAGATGCGGCGATCTGGCGCGGATGTGGAGCCAGCCGCCGGTGCCCCGCGAATATCACTGGCTGGACAGCTATGCCGCAAATGCCCGCCATGCAGTTGATCTGGGGGCGGGGGATGTCTGCTCGCCGCCGGTCACACTGGGCAGCGTTCCGCTGGGCGAGGATAATCCTGCCACCCTCCAATTCAGCGCCCGGATCGAAGTGTCGCACGATGGCCAGCTTCACGGACTGGCCGGGTGGTTCGACTGCGAATTGGCAGAAGGCGTGTGGATGACCAATTCGCCGCTTGCGGAAAATTCGATCAGGCGTTCGCAAGCATTCTTCCCGCTGACAACGACTTTGGCGGTGGAGAAGGGTGAGTTGATCGATGTCGCGTTCTCGATCCGCCACGATCACCCCATCATCACCTGGACTCTCACCGTTCCCCGCACGGGCGAGCGGCAGGTCATGTCCACCTGGAAAAGCACGATCCTGACGCAGGCCGATCTCGCCGTGCAGACAGGGCGCAATTTGCGCCCCAATGCTCTGGCCCGCGCCCGCAAGGCACTGCTGGCGCTGCTCGACGGGACACGCAATGCCGCCGAAATCGAAGCCCACCTGCTCACCGTCGAGCCGCCGCTGTTCCCCACCAGCGCAGAACTGCGCCGCTTCGTGAAAGCCGAGCTCGGCAGCGTGAGCGAATGAGCCCGGGGCCGCGCCTGCAACAAGGCGAAGCGCGGGAGCAGGAAGAGCTGGCGAGCGCACCCTACGATCGCTGGCTCTCCCCCGATGGCTACACGGTGGCCGAATTCCATCGTACGCCCACCGGTTTCCTGCTGCGCTTCCCCGACCGCGCCGATTTCGCGATTGCCGCCGATGGAAGCAGCGCGACTTGTCACCCCGTGTCCGATTCCGATTCCAAGGCTATTGCCGCGCTGTTCGCCAATTCGGTCGCCCCGGTGATCGGCAACCATCGTGGCGAGTTGAACCTGCACGGCAGCGCGGTGGTGGTGGATGGGAAGGCACTGGCATTCATGGGCCTCTCCCGCCGCGGCAAGACCACGCTCGCGGGAGCTTTTGCCAAGGCCGGCTTTCCGTTCCTGACCGAGGACGTGCTGGCGCTGGAACCGCGTGACGGCGGCTATCTTGTCGCTCCGCAAGCTCCGGGATTGCGGGTTTTCGGCGATAGCGCGGCCTGGCTGCTGGGTGTTGCCGCAGAGGCGCACCCCGAAGATGAGAAGCACGAATTGTCGAGTAGCGCTGGCCTGCCTTCTGCCGACAAGGCTGTTCCCCTGATGGCGATCTGCATTCTCGGCCCGGGCGTTGCGGAATCCTTGCAGATGACTCCGCTCGGCGAGGCGGCGGCGCTGGCCGAAGTGCTGCGCCACGGTTTCATTCTCGACGTCGAGGACAAGGCGCGGCTGCACGCCCACTTTGGCAGGGTCGCGGCTTTGGCTGGGGCCGTGCCATGCTATCGGCTTGACTACCCCCGCCGGTTTGACCAGTTGGCAGGCGTGGTGGAGGCAATCGCCGACCACTTTGCAGAGAGCGAAGCAGCCGATGGAACTGACTGACCGGGTGCAGCAATCGAGCGAAGTCGTCGCCCGCGAAGTCGGCGGCGAGACCGTGCTGCTGCATCTCACCGAGG includes the following:
- a CDS encoding methyltransferase domain-containing protein is translated as MAGVLAEHHDYLALKNRHALYARAIAQVVRSGDVVADLGCGFGILGIQCLQAGAAHVIGIDRTDAIEIARETVSREGLGDHYTCIRASSFRAELPALVDVIICDHVGFFGVDYGIVEMLEDAHRRMLKPGGKVMPRRIVLQVAGVSSARCGDLARMWSQPPVPREYHWLDSYAANARHAVDLGAGDVCSPPVTLGSVPLGEDNPATLQFSARIEVSHDGQLHGLAGWFDCELAEGVWMTNSPLAENSIRRSQAFFPLTTTLAVEKGELIDVAFSIRHDHPIITWTLTVPRTGERQVMSTWKSTILTQADLAVQTGRNLRPNALARARKALLALLDGTRNAAEIEAHLLTVEPPLFPTSAELRRFVKAELGSVSE
- a CDS encoding tail fiber domain-containing protein, with amino-acid sequence MNNSQKTGKTVYVRPALTVFGSVRNLTGGSLGDVGDGGVQSMVMSDPRAKENIQRVGTHPAGFGLYRFDYRPEYRDAHGAGRQFGVMADEVEAIVPAAVIRDASGYARVDYAQLGIALA